In a genomic window of Streptomyces sp. NBC_01231:
- a CDS encoding nuclear transport factor 2 family protein, with amino-acid sequence MPVKEDDASRRAAAQHTVAEHLRLTAAGRVDEWVTLFAPDAVLEFPFAPTGVPRRVSGRDALVAHMSNFPETFDVEFVDLVFHETVDPRLVIAEFRSTGTARPTGKPYEQTCISVVRTDDDALITHYLDYWNPLVAIEALTPHDVPSDPDRSVTFGS; translated from the coding sequence ATGCCAGTCAAGGAAGACGACGCCAGTCGCCGCGCCGCCGCCCAGCACACCGTGGCCGAGCATCTGCGCCTTACCGCCGCAGGACGCGTCGACGAATGGGTGACGCTCTTCGCCCCGGACGCGGTGCTCGAGTTCCCGTTCGCGCCGACCGGTGTACCTCGGCGGGTGTCGGGGCGAGACGCACTGGTCGCGCACATGAGCAACTTTCCCGAGACCTTTGACGTCGAGTTCGTCGACCTGGTGTTCCACGAGACGGTCGATCCGCGTCTCGTGATCGCCGAATTCCGCTCGACAGGCACCGCACGGCCGACCGGCAAGCCGTACGAGCAGACGTGCATCTCCGTCGTCCGCACCGATGACGACGCGCTCATCACCCACTACCTGGACTACTGGAACCCGCTGGTGGCGATCGAGGCGCTCACACCGCACGACGTACCGTCCGACCCCGACCGCAGCGTGACTTTTGGAAGCTGA
- a CDS encoding TetR/AcrR family transcriptional regulator: protein MPAAGTSTKSDERRRAIMAAAIDCFAQKGFYGTTTHEIAEWVGISQPYLYRLYPNKQALFAAAVDHVSVVMTETLVAHSPASGGAGPTSEAALDAARGAYAALAADRNILRFLMHANCAVGEPLVAQAVRRCYAKQVDTVRQLLGDDDAVRQWFGAGMLDNVVAVLGLADIDEPWAHVLTAG from the coding sequence ATGCCCGCCGCCGGTACCAGCACGAAGAGCGACGAACGACGTCGGGCCATCATGGCCGCCGCGATCGACTGCTTCGCGCAAAAGGGTTTCTACGGGACGACGACACACGAGATCGCCGAGTGGGTCGGCATTTCTCAGCCGTATCTCTATCGCCTGTACCCGAACAAGCAGGCGTTGTTCGCGGCGGCGGTCGACCACGTGTCCGTCGTGATGACCGAAACCCTGGTCGCGCACTCGCCGGCGTCGGGTGGGGCAGGGCCGACGTCCGAGGCGGCGTTGGACGCGGCGCGCGGCGCCTACGCCGCGCTCGCAGCGGACCGGAACATCCTGCGTTTCCTCATGCACGCGAACTGTGCCGTCGGCGAGCCGCTCGTAGCTCAGGCCGTGCGCCGGTGCTACGCCAAGCAAGTGGACACCGTTCGGCAGCTGCTGGGCGACGACGACGCCGTGCGGCAATGGTTCGGCGCCGGAATGCTCGACAACGTGGTCGCCGTACTGGGGCTGGCCGACATCGACGAGCCGTGGGCGCACGTTCTCACCGCTGGATGA
- a CDS encoding LysR family transcriptional regulator, protein MQLDLNLLTVLDALLEEGSVMGAAERLHLVLRVPTESPVDTDEITAC, encoded by the coding sequence ATGCAATTGGACTTGAATCTGCTGACCGTGCTGGACGCCCTGCTCGAAGAGGGCAGCGTGATGGGCGCGGCCGAGCGGCTGCATCTGGTGCTGCGGGTGCCGACGGAGAGCCCCGTCGACACCGACGAGATCACCGCCTGCTGA
- a CDS encoding inositol monophosphatase, with the protein MNQELLAATVAAVRHAGARMMTRYSTESRQPGLPELLASLQANDAAVVDTLRPSLTEALPSAGWLNDEHGSGPLATGEWWLIDPVGGNVNAVHGMPDWNIGVSLVRDGRPVLAVVYFPVLDEMFTATEGGGAFLNGVRLRVSAKTSLDGALAGTGQAQPGHDPELAQRMGSAFAAMTNSALYVRVSVPVTHQLAQVAAGRMDLHWQFDNVRSHAAGVLLVQEAGGVVTDFEGKPWELAGGSYLAAAPGVHAAALEVLTS; encoded by the coding sequence ATGAACCAGGAACTGCTTGCCGCCACCGTCGCCGCCGTCCGCCACGCCGGCGCCCGGATGATGACGCGCTACTCCACCGAGTCCCGTCAGCCCGGGCTCCCCGAACTGCTCGCGAGCCTTCAGGCCAATGACGCGGCCGTTGTCGACACGTTGCGCCCATCGTTGACCGAGGCCCTGCCGAGCGCGGGCTGGCTCAACGACGAACACGGATCGGGACCGCTGGCCACGGGTGAGTGGTGGCTCATCGACCCGGTCGGTGGCAACGTCAACGCCGTGCACGGCATGCCCGACTGGAACATCGGCGTGAGCCTCGTCCGTGACGGCCGCCCGGTGCTGGCGGTGGTCTACTTCCCGGTCCTCGACGAGATGTTCACCGCGACCGAGGGCGGCGGGGCGTTCCTCAACGGTGTACGGCTGCGGGTTTCGGCCAAGACGTCGTTGGACGGCGCACTGGCCGGGACCGGCCAGGCCCAGCCGGGGCACGACCCCGAGCTCGCGCAGCGGATGGGCTCCGCCTTCGCCGCGATGACGAACTCCGCCCTGTACGTGCGGGTCTCCGTACCGGTGACCCATCAGCTCGCCCAGGTCGCCGCGGGCCGGATGGACCTGCACTGGCAGTTCGACAACGTCCGGTCCCACGCGGCCGGCGTACTGCTGGTCCAGGAGGCCGGAGGCGTCGTGACCGACTTCGAGGGCAAGCCGTGGGAACTGGCCGGCGGGAGCTACCTCGCCGCCGCGCCCGGTGTGCACGCCGCCGCGCTGGAAGTCCTCACCTCCTGA
- a CDS encoding SMP-30/gluconolactonase/LRE family protein, producing the protein MPANGPYEILDDHFSAGRWANGDSRLEVLYDGCRWAEGPVYLPAWRQLVWSDIPNDRILRWDEATGTVGVFRTPAGHSNGNTVDRQGRLVTCEQGNRRVTRTEPDGTVTLLADRYAGKRLNSPNDSVVRSDGTIWFSDPDFGIISDYEGHRAESEIGACNVYRIDPATGEVHLAADGFEGPNGVILSPDEKKLYVSDSRSARIDVFDIREDDTLADRKVFAEARGDVHFDNIRLDDEGRLWAAALDDGVHCYAPDGTLIGRLRVPERVSNITFGGPRNNRLFITATTSLYSLVMSATGAPRL; encoded by the coding sequence ATGCCCGCGAACGGCCCGTACGAGATCCTGGACGACCACTTCAGCGCCGGACGCTGGGCGAACGGCGACAGCAGGCTGGAGGTGCTGTACGACGGCTGCCGTTGGGCCGAGGGGCCGGTGTACCTTCCCGCCTGGCGCCAGTTGGTCTGGAGCGACATCCCGAACGACCGCATCCTGCGCTGGGACGAGGCCACCGGCACCGTCGGCGTCTTCCGCACCCCGGCCGGCCACAGCAACGGCAACACCGTCGACCGGCAGGGCCGCCTGGTCACCTGCGAGCAGGGCAACCGCCGCGTGACCCGCACCGAGCCCGACGGGACCGTGACCCTCCTCGCCGACCGGTACGCCGGCAAGCGGCTCAACAGCCCGAACGACTCCGTCGTACGCTCCGACGGCACGATCTGGTTCTCCGACCCGGACTTCGGCATCATCAGCGACTACGAGGGCCATCGCGCCGAGTCCGAGATCGGCGCGTGCAACGTGTACCGGATCGACCCCGCGACGGGCGAGGTGCACCTCGCAGCCGACGGCTTCGAGGGACCCAACGGCGTCATCCTGTCGCCCGACGAGAAGAAGCTGTACGTCTCCGACTCGCGGAGCGCCCGGATCGACGTGTTCGACATCCGCGAGGACGACACGCTCGCCGACCGGAAGGTCTTCGCCGAAGCACGCGGCGACGTCCACTTCGACAACATCCGCCTCGACGACGAGGGCCGCCTGTGGGCCGCCGCCCTGGACGACGGCGTCCACTGCTATGCCCCCGACGGAACCCTCATCGGCCGCCTGCGCGTGCCCGAGCGCGTCTCCAACATCACCTTCGGCGGCCCGAGGAACAACCGCCTGTTCATCACCGCCACCACCTCCCTGTACTCGCTGGTGATGTCGGCGACGGGGGCGCCGCGGCTCTAG
- a CDS encoding sugar ABC transporter permease yields the protein MIRSLRWKGAAFTVPFQLGFVFLYLIPIGYAVYQSLFRVQQSGLGLGGSTEEFSGLDNYQQGLTDSAFMGSVGRVVLFAVVQIPVMLLVSLVLALFLDAVHARLASRFRILLLVPYMIPGVVAALVWINLYSPDVGPLTPLGEVFGFDWNFFAPSMVWPSIGNLLTWHGIGYNMVIIYAALQGVPRELFEAARLDGASERRIALSIKIPYVRGALVLTGMLSVIQMLQIFNEPALFRNVTPQTVSDSFTPIMIIYNQAFNAGNYHYAAALSVLLALILGVASFLFYRLTSKEVD from the coding sequence ATGATTCGCTCCCTGCGCTGGAAGGGCGCCGCCTTCACGGTGCCCTTCCAGCTCGGCTTCGTCTTCCTGTACCTGATTCCGATCGGCTACGCCGTCTACCAGTCGCTGTTCAGGGTGCAGCAGTCCGGACTCGGTCTCGGCGGTTCCACGGAGGAGTTCTCCGGCCTCGACAACTACCAGCAGGGCCTCACCGACTCGGCGTTCATGGGTTCGGTCGGGCGGGTGGTGCTGTTCGCCGTCGTGCAGATCCCGGTGATGCTGCTGGTCAGTCTGGTTTTGGCGCTGTTCCTGGACGCCGTCCACGCGCGGCTCGCGAGCCGGTTCCGGATCCTGCTGCTGGTGCCGTACATGATCCCCGGGGTGGTCGCCGCGCTCGTGTGGATCAACCTCTACAGCCCCGACGTCGGTCCGCTGACGCCGCTGGGCGAGGTGTTCGGGTTCGACTGGAACTTCTTCGCGCCCTCGATGGTGTGGCCGTCCATCGGCAACCTGCTGACCTGGCACGGCATCGGCTACAACATGGTGATCATCTACGCGGCGCTCCAGGGCGTGCCCCGTGAGCTGTTCGAGGCCGCGCGTCTGGACGGTGCCTCCGAGCGGCGGATCGCGCTGAGCATCAAGATCCCTTATGTGCGGGGCGCGTTGGTGCTGACCGGGATGCTGTCGGTCATCCAGATGCTGCAGATCTTCAACGAGCCCGCGCTGTTCCGCAACGTCACCCCGCAGACCGTCAGCGACAGCTTCACCCCGATCATGATCATCTACAACCAGGCGTTCAACGCCGGCAACTACCACTACGCCGCCGCTCTGTCGGTGCTGCTCGCCCTGATCCTCGGCGTCGCCTCCTTCCTGTTCTACCGGCTGACCTCGAAGGAGGTGGACTGA
- a CDS encoding FAD-dependent monooxygenase, whose product MIVGGGLVGLTAAASLKLIGHEVIVLEQAPRIRAVGAGIGLWANALREFDHLGIGPAIRDMGIEQNTWFFSPAGDPVRAPGYTDSDHRFLLVPRPELNNLLADTIGRDRIRLDAHVTGYTETGSDVVVHLANGETLRTDLLIGSDGVHSNVRKQLVPGSDVVTHFGHYAWRAIVPTGKQASEATVLTVGHRRTRGGYASIARDRTMWMVNQFDAGPLTGSKRERALERARNLAEAGWNDELLSLIAETPEESILENQVTLVPELPRWTSTRVALIGDAAHGLSPHIASGGTLGIEDVGVLRSNLTAEAELEKALTTYERARSARFDTVREHSAAVEHAGNAVEFAQRYAAFSRWMLTTAPAT is encoded by the coding sequence GTGATCGTCGGCGGCGGCCTGGTAGGGCTCACAGCTGCGGCCTCCCTCAAACTCATCGGCCACGAGGTCATCGTGCTGGAACAGGCGCCGCGCATTCGAGCCGTCGGCGCCGGCATCGGCCTGTGGGCCAACGCGCTGCGAGAGTTCGACCACCTCGGCATCGGCCCGGCAATCCGCGACATGGGCATCGAACAGAACACGTGGTTCTTCAGCCCTGCCGGCGATCCGGTCCGCGCTCCTGGTTACACCGACAGCGATCATCGGTTCCTCCTCGTCCCGCGCCCCGAGTTGAACAACCTCTTGGCCGACACCATCGGCCGCGACCGAATCCGCCTCGACGCCCACGTGACCGGATACACCGAGACCGGATCGGATGTCGTCGTGCACCTCGCCAACGGCGAGACACTTCGCACCGATCTCCTGATCGGCTCGGACGGCGTCCACTCGAACGTGCGCAAGCAACTGGTGCCGGGGAGCGACGTCGTAACGCACTTTGGCCACTACGCCTGGCGAGCGATCGTGCCGACCGGCAAACAAGCCTCAGAGGCCACCGTGCTCACCGTCGGCCACCGCCGAACCCGCGGCGGGTACGCGAGTATCGCTCGTGATCGGACCATGTGGATGGTCAACCAGTTCGATGCCGGACCACTCACCGGAAGCAAGCGCGAACGGGCACTGGAACGCGCACGGAATCTGGCCGAGGCGGGATGGAACGACGAACTTTTGTCCCTGATCGCCGAAACACCGGAGGAATCCATCCTGGAGAACCAGGTCACGCTGGTCCCGGAACTGCCCCGTTGGACCAGCACGCGCGTCGCTCTGATCGGCGACGCCGCGCACGGACTGTCCCCCCACATCGCTTCCGGCGGCACTCTCGGCATCGAAGACGTCGGCGTCCTGCGCAGCAACCTGACAGCCGAGGCCGAACTGGAAAAGGCCCTCACGACCTACGAGCGCGCCCGCAGCGCCCGCTTCGACACGGTCCGCGAGCATTCCGCCGCCGTCGAACATGCCGGCAACGCTGTCGAATTCGCGCAACGCTACGCCGCCTTCAGCCGCTGGATGCTCACCACGGCACCCGCCACCTGA
- a CDS encoding NAD(P)H-binding protein, producing MNLTVLAASGQTGMALTRQALRRGHTVTAIARDLERIALPDSPNLRKVAGDVNDAASIAAVVDADSVVLSALGTDRAGTLLAGARAVVAAGPRRVIWLGAYGTGPSADVAGEGAGVLAAVLGDRLADKVEADHTVLAAGGTVFHAGMLADGPESPRRRTVGLEAGPAFDLGAKVSRETVAAAMLDEAETPGFPGVVALPLAQ from the coding sequence ATGAACCTCACCGTCCTCGCGGCCTCCGGGCAGACCGGAATGGCCCTCACCCGACAGGCGCTGCGACGTGGCCACACCGTGACCGCCATCGCGCGTGATCTCGAGCGGATCGCCCTGCCCGACTCCCCGAACCTGCGCAAAGTGGCGGGCGACGTGAACGACGCGGCCAGTATCGCCGCCGTCGTGGACGCGGATTCCGTGGTCCTTTCCGCGCTCGGCACGGACCGGGCCGGGACTCTCCTGGCCGGTGCCCGGGCCGTCGTCGCCGCCGGCCCGCGGCGCGTCATCTGGCTCGGCGCCTACGGCACGGGCCCGTCGGCCGACGTGGCGGGGGAGGGCGCGGGTGTGCTCGCCGCGGTGCTGGGTGACCGGCTCGCGGACAAGGTCGAAGCCGACCACACGGTTCTCGCGGCCGGGGGCACCGTCTTCCACGCCGGGATGCTCGCCGACGGGCCGGAAAGCCCCCGTCGGCGCACGGTCGGCCTGGAGGCCGGGCCCGCCTTCGACCTCGGTGCGAAGGTCAGCCGGGAAACCGTCGCCGCGGCGATGCTCGACGAAGCTGAGACGCCAGGTTTCCCCGGTGTCGTGGCCCTCCCGTTGGCGCAGTAG
- a CDS encoding carbohydrate ABC transporter permease translates to MLMTDNGTKQQPRSVRRLTGPDPAARGHGGQRFLLVGLILASVYSLFPVWWLVVASTKDRTGLYQSNGLWFSGWHLWDNLHQLFTYENGIFLRWTANSFLYAGVGSLGGTLLALATGYGLARFDFPGRNLVFACVVGSFLIPIALLTLPLYLLFSEIGLVDTVWAMLIPCLINPFSVYLAKVYTEATIPFELLEAARIDGAGELRIFFSIVLRMMTTGGATVFLLAFVNTWNAFFLPLTVLRGEENWTLNLGLYNWSGKRLESGVDLTSLVLTGALLSIVPMAIMMVAMRRYWRSGVTLGALK, encoded by the coding sequence ATGCTGATGACCGACAACGGCACCAAGCAGCAACCGCGTTCGGTGCGGCGGCTGACCGGCCCGGATCCCGCCGCGCGCGGTCACGGCGGGCAGCGCTTCCTCCTGGTCGGGCTGATTCTGGCCAGCGTCTACAGCCTGTTTCCGGTGTGGTGGCTGGTCGTCGCCTCCACCAAGGACCGCACGGGGCTCTACCAGTCGAACGGGCTGTGGTTCTCCGGCTGGCACCTCTGGGACAACCTGCATCAGCTGTTCACCTACGAGAACGGCATCTTCCTGCGCTGGACGGCCAACTCGTTCCTGTACGCGGGGGTCGGTTCCCTGGGCGGCACTCTGCTCGCCCTCGCCACCGGCTACGGTCTGGCCCGCTTCGACTTTCCCGGTCGCAACCTGGTGTTCGCGTGCGTGGTGGGCTCGTTCCTGATCCCGATCGCCCTGCTCACGCTCCCGCTGTACCTGCTGTTCTCGGAGATCGGCCTGGTCGACACGGTCTGGGCGATGCTGATCCCCTGCCTGATCAACCCGTTCAGTGTGTACCTCGCGAAGGTGTACACGGAGGCCACCATCCCCTTCGAGCTCCTCGAGGCGGCCCGTATCGACGGCGCCGGAGAGCTGCGGATCTTCTTCAGCATCGTGCTGCGGATGATGACGACCGGCGGCGCGACTGTTTTCCTGCTCGCATTCGTGAACACCTGGAACGCCTTCTTCCTGCCGTTGACCGTGCTGCGCGGCGAGGAGAACTGGACCCTGAACCTGGGCTTGTACAACTGGTCCGGCAAACGCCTGGAGTCCGGTGTCGACCTGACGAGTCTCGTCCTGACGGGCGCGCTGCTGTCCATCGTGCCGATGGCGATCATGATGGTCGCGATGCGCCGCTACTGGCGGTCGGGCGTGACGCTGGGAGCCCTCAAGTGA
- a CDS encoding AsnC family transcriptional regulator, with amino-acid sequence MDDIDRRLIGLLQRDATRSHAAPRRAVSVSTGGAHERVREPRESSGPGRCMRRDRRADGRGRIPRCRVIQR; translated from the coding sequence GTGGACGACATCGACCGTCGGTTGATCGGGCTGCTCCAGCGGGACGCCACCCGGTCGCACGCCGCACCGCGCAGGGCGGTGAGCGTGTCGACGGGCGGCGCGCACGAGCGTGTACGCGAGCCGCGCGAGTCGTCCGGGCCAGGGCGGTGTATGCGGCGGGACCGCCGGGCCGATGGGCGCGGGCGTATCCCCCGGTGTCGGGTCATCCAGCGGTGA
- a CDS encoding family 43 glycosylhydrolase — protein sequence MTRLSNPVIRGFAPDPSMVRVGEWYYVATSSFEWFPTIPIHRSRDLAHWEYAGHVRGAAPGGSLAGVPDSGGIWAPSLSWDGERFWVTYSIVRSVGTPYFDADTYVCTSPALGFAGTGAPPSGPDGDWTAPRRVASHGFDPALFHEGGRLWLLNLQNDHRPGGRRFAGIVLTELDRDTLSPTGGTHLLLQHERLIEGPKLVRREGWYHLVLAEGGTGFEHGVRVARAREVTGPYELDDRPLLTSRDDPSLPLQKAGHGELVRTPGGDWVLSHLTARPVGTPDGPRCPLGRETAIQAVTWDAEGWPRMRHEGWHPAVDVDVEVEVEVDVEVEVDVDADADVSEARDVREEGEAPTNSAAPQPRPQLPDHTDPLGWPWSSPRTAPDPSWADATTRPGWIRLRGRHGPESRWAHSLLAQRVTEHWAEAEVTVEASPRTFTQAAGLVLWYNTEAYLALDLTWAEPESEGQRGQQWRGEGRTVLSLVAREEFGTRQMAVVDVDPAGPLTLGVTVDAAEARFWYLRGGLRTSVGPPLDFTTLSDDYGSKLRFTGSMAGIHAVDLVDAAFSADFTGFRLTCR from the coding sequence GTGACCCGTCTGAGCAATCCCGTCATCCGCGGCTTCGCCCCGGACCCGTCCATGGTGCGGGTGGGCGAGTGGTACTACGTGGCGACGAGTTCCTTCGAGTGGTTCCCCACGATCCCGATCCACCGCTCCCGGGACCTGGCGCACTGGGAGTACGCGGGGCATGTGCGAGGGGCTGCCCCCGGCGGCTCACTGGCCGGGGTCCCCGACTCGGGCGGCATCTGGGCGCCGTCGCTGAGCTGGGACGGGGAGCGCTTCTGGGTGACGTACTCGATCGTCCGCTCGGTCGGCACGCCGTACTTCGACGCGGACACGTATGTGTGTACGTCCCCCGCTCTCGGCTTCGCCGGCACGGGGGCGCCCCCCTCGGGGCCGGACGGCGACTGGACCGCGCCGCGCCGGGTGGCGAGCCACGGCTTCGACCCCGCGCTCTTCCACGAGGGGGGCAGGCTGTGGCTGCTGAACCTCCAGAACGACCACCGCCCGGGCGGCAGGCGCTTCGCCGGGATCGTCCTGACCGAGCTGGACCGGGACACGTTGAGCCCGACCGGCGGCACACACCTTCTCCTCCAGCACGAACGGCTCATCGAGGGGCCGAAGTTGGTCCGGCGCGAGGGCTGGTACCACCTGGTCCTGGCGGAAGGCGGCACCGGGTTCGAGCACGGGGTACGGGTGGCACGGGCTCGTGAGGTCACCGGCCCGTACGAGCTCGACGACCGTCCTCTGCTGACATCCCGGGACGACCCGTCGCTGCCGCTGCAGAAGGCGGGCCACGGTGAGCTGGTGCGAACGCCGGGCGGTGACTGGGTGTTGAGCCATCTCACGGCCCGCCCGGTCGGCACGCCCGACGGTCCGCGCTGCCCGCTCGGACGCGAGACGGCGATCCAGGCGGTGACCTGGGACGCGGAGGGCTGGCCCCGGATGCGGCACGAGGGGTGGCATCCGGCGGTCGATGTCGATGTCGAGGTCGAGGTCGAGGTCGATGTCGAGGTCGAGGTCGATGTCGATGCGGATGCCGACGTAAGCGAGGCACGCGACGTACGCGAGGAAGGCGAGGCACCGACGAATTCGGCCGCCCCTCAGCCTCGGCCCCAACTACCGGACCACACCGACCCATTGGGCTGGCCCTGGAGCTCACCGCGCACCGCGCCCGACCCCTCCTGGGCGGACGCCACGACCCGGCCCGGCTGGATCCGGCTGCGCGGCCGGCACGGACCCGAGTCGCGCTGGGCGCACAGCCTGCTCGCCCAGCGCGTCACGGAACATTGGGCCGAGGCGGAGGTCACCGTCGAGGCGAGTCCACGCACCTTCACGCAGGCCGCCGGGCTGGTGCTCTGGTACAACACCGAGGCCTATCTCGCCCTCGACCTGACCTGGGCGGAGCCCGAGAGTGAGGGGCAGCGGGGGCAGCAGTGGCGCGGGGAGGGCCGTACGGTCCTCAGTCTGGTCGCGCGGGAGGAGTTCGGGACCCGGCAGATGGCCGTGGTCGACGTCGACCCGGCGGGGCCGCTGACCCTCGGGGTGACGGTCGACGCTGCGGAGGCGCGGTTCTGGTACCTCCGGGGCGGCCTGCGGACATCGGTGGGGCCGCCGCTGGACTTCACCACGCTCTCCGACGACTACGGGTCCAAGCTGCGCTTCACCGGCTCGATGGCCGGCATCCATGCCGTGGACCTCGTCGACGCGGCGTTCTCGGCCGACTTCACCGGGTTTCGGCTCACCTGCCGGTAG
- a CDS encoding GNAT family N-acetyltransferase, whose product MTTTVPPGLAELTEIMAYADFATSAPTSVREALGLGSLHVGSTRALAIREDPSHFFNRAGGFGVDGPITVDDLVRVCDFYRGRGVSQGSLVIAPPLLPRDWAATAASLGLAEGSRFTKLGCDIDTLRTAVDSAALDPGWRVGVVEAHQARECATVMMTTFGFTTPDMIEMAASCVGKANWRQYAVWAGERIVAVGSVFLNGECADMFGGATLPEARGRGAQSALLTARVRAATAEGCRWLVAETGVEGPGEHNSSLRNMVRVGFEPLYERATWLWRA is encoded by the coding sequence ATGACGACCACCGTGCCGCCCGGCCTCGCCGAGCTGACCGAGATCATGGCTTACGCCGACTTCGCGACCAGCGCGCCGACGTCCGTGCGGGAGGCCTTGGGCCTCGGCTCGTTGCACGTCGGCTCGACGCGGGCCTTGGCCATCCGGGAGGACCCGAGCCACTTCTTCAACCGGGCGGGCGGGTTCGGCGTCGACGGTCCGATCACCGTCGACGACCTGGTCCGGGTGTGTGACTTCTATCGGGGGCGGGGTGTGTCGCAGGGCTCGCTCGTGATCGCTCCCCCGTTGCTGCCGCGGGACTGGGCCGCCACCGCCGCGAGCCTCGGCCTCGCCGAGGGCAGTCGATTCACCAAGCTGGGCTGCGACATCGACACGTTGCGCACCGCCGTCGACAGTGCCGCGCTGGATCCGGGTTGGCGCGTCGGCGTCGTCGAAGCCCACCAGGCCCGGGAGTGTGCCACGGTCATGATGACCACCTTCGGATTCACCACCCCGGACATGATCGAGATGGCCGCGTCATGCGTGGGCAAGGCGAACTGGCGGCAGTACGCGGTCTGGGCGGGGGAGCGGATCGTCGCGGTCGGGAGTGTCTTCCTGAACGGGGAGTGCGCCGACATGTTCGGCGGGGCGACGCTCCCCGAAGCGCGCGGCCGTGGCGCCCAGTCGGCACTGCTCACCGCTCGCGTCCGGGCGGCCACGGCTGAGGGCTGTCGATGGCTCGTCGCCGAGACCGGCGTGGAAGGTCCCGGTGAACACAACTCGTCGCTGCGCAACATGGTGCGCGTCGGCTTCGAGCCGCTGTATGAGCGGGCCACCTGGCTGTGGCGTGCGTAG
- a CDS encoding substrate-binding domain-containing protein, which yields MVRTGSASVAAGPTLAVVAREAGVSVPTASKVVNGREDVAPETRRRVTEALDRLGYVRRPRFDAAKSSGLVDLVVHSLDSSWSGAVLHGVEAAAHDAGLEVVVSAGLTRTRASRPERGWLDKLIARGSSGVLFNLAELTESQYAWLDQHSIPYVLIDPVLEPPAGVVSVGAANWQGGVTATEHLLALGHERIAVIAGHQRKMCSSARVAGYRSALASAGVRHRPEYVRHAGFDESVARRRMLELLELPEPPTAVFVCSDRMALGVYAALSERGLRVPRDMSVVGFDDLPEAGWLTPALTTVRQPLSEMAATALRLLVRMMEGDRPESTRTELSTRLVERASTAGVGAAGVGTASIGTAGGRQEIGVGGAALGR from the coding sequence ATGGTCCGTACGGGGAGTGCGAGTGTGGCGGCCGGGCCGACCCTTGCGGTCGTGGCCCGCGAGGCCGGGGTGTCCGTGCCGACCGCCTCCAAGGTGGTCAACGGCCGCGAGGACGTGGCTCCTGAGACCCGTCGCCGGGTCACGGAGGCTTTGGACCGGCTCGGCTACGTGCGCAGACCCAGGTTCGACGCGGCGAAGTCGTCGGGGCTGGTCGATCTGGTCGTGCACTCGCTGGACAGTTCCTGGTCGGGGGCGGTGTTGCACGGCGTGGAGGCCGCGGCCCACGACGCGGGGCTGGAGGTGGTCGTGTCGGCGGGCCTGACGCGGACCCGGGCCAGCCGCCCCGAGCGCGGCTGGCTCGACAAGCTCATCGCCCGCGGCTCCTCCGGCGTGCTGTTCAACCTGGCCGAGCTCACCGAGTCGCAGTACGCCTGGCTCGACCAGCACAGCATTCCGTACGTACTGATCGACCCGGTGCTGGAACCTCCGGCGGGCGTGGTGTCGGTCGGGGCGGCGAACTGGCAGGGCGGGGTGACGGCGACCGAGCATCTGCTGGCCCTGGGCCATGAGCGGATCGCCGTGATCGCGGGTCATCAGCGCAAGATGTGCAGCAGCGCCCGGGTCGCGGGCTACCGCTCGGCGCTCGCGTCCGCCGGGGTCCGGCACCGCCCCGAGTACGTTCGTCACGCAGGCTTCGACGAGAGCGTCGCCCGCCGCCGCATGCTGGAACTCCTCGAGCTGCCCGAGCCGCCCACCGCCGTCTTCGTCTGCTCGGACCGCATGGCGCTCGGCGTCTACGCGGCCTTGTCCGAGCGGGGGTTGCGGGTTCCGCGGGACATGAGCGTCGTCGGCTTCGACGACCTCCCCGAGGCCGGCTGGCTCACTCCGGCCCTCACGACGGTCCGGCAGCCGCTGTCGGAGATGGCGGCGACGGCGCTACGGCTGCTGGTCCGGATGATGGAAGGCGACCGCCCGGAAAGCACCCGTACGGAACTGTCGACGCGGTTGGTGGAGCGGGCGAGCACGGCGGGGGTCGGTGCGGCGGGGGTCGGAACAGCCTCGATCGGTACGGCGGGTGGCCGGCAGGAAATCGGGGTGGGCGGGGCGGCGCTCGGGCGGTAG